The proteins below come from a single Panicum hallii strain FIL2 chromosome 7, PHallii_v3.1, whole genome shotgun sequence genomic window:
- the LOC112899781 gene encoding PH, RCC1 and FYVE domains-containing protein 1-like, with the protein MAGSFDGRTPTRGVEQAIVALKKGAHLLKCGKRGKPKFCAFRLSSDETTLVWYSKGREKRLSLSSVSAVVLGQKTIKFLRQRCPEKESQSLSLIYRNGERSLDLICSDKDQAEYWYLGLRALLPAPCSPCSSIGSRSSRQIESCTNTPRSYIQLKSRLPSVHSTPRHIQVHPSHRNSKTQGIFSGGSVDYSEALFYPRQRTLSDIDTYLEKLTRKVPNPDIHGLKNIMVGNKEKDHKIAQTPKLKTFEGPRSALRLDSLKDIFFWGDVLGSMLDCDDMSKSLPRLVDSTNMLDVQSIACGETQVAIITKQGEVYSWGNDGSGRIGHQVNIKVSRPELVESLASLHVKAVAYGSKHTCAVTVSGELFEWGERTHMGLLNDCYAGNQWFPHKLFSPLDGISVAKIACGPWHTAIVTSSGQLYTYGDGTFGVLGHGDTQGIAWPKEVESLKGLKVKCVACGPWHTAAIVEVTSDFKSNMPSSKLFTWGDADRGKLGHADKKMKLVPTCVDSLADYDFIQVSCGMALTVVLSLTGVVFTIGSSMHGQLGNSQADGKSVCIVEGLLKSEFVRNISSGSSHVAVLTTNGKVFTWGKGKEGQLGLGDYLSRSSPTLVEALEGRHVESISCGYNYTAAICLHKAISRKDLSVCSGCKMSFGFTRKKHNCYHCGSMFCNSCSSNKVTNAALAPDKSRRYRVCDVCFGQLLKVMDSGNIKSELKTTNGEMSRTEILRAYTPKLSRIFKDVNLPVEKVGLVHSPNQRNEVPATPVQAKSRRWGQVQCPAQFLSKQDSFRYQHTCGSSISQRMHGPAVLKCGSSLQQSTDGQRKGLTSTETLLMEEVKQLRSQVTLLAEKYQQRSLQVQLYKQKLDETWLIVRDEAAKCKAAKDIIKVLTDQCKAMSEKLVVGQQPEDPKMTSDINQGQPLRADLQHYASEKFPTEKFIQLKNTQNHHQTSSLGDEEYAPPSNPDVPVDGPCSHQNGTRTFGINGYITEADAPVAPVMSNGVIEQIERGVYVTFAVSPGGKKDIRRVRFSRKHFGEKEAQQWWEQNKSKVYANYGTEQTQHQLAVTVECTTTRLTTNRSTIY; encoded by the exons ATGGCGGGGAGCTTCGACGGGAGGACGCCAACCAGAGGCGTCGAGCAG GCCATCGTTGCTCTGAAGAAGGGCGCGCATCTGCTGAAATGTGGCAAGAGAGGGAAACCCAAATTCTGCGCCTTCAGGCTATCATCT GATGAGACAACATTAGTTTGGTATTCAAAAGGGAGGGAAAAACGCTTGAGCTTAAGCTCAGTGTCAGCTGTGGTTCTCGGACAGAAGACT ATAAAATTTCTGCGACAGCGTTGCCCAGAAAAGGAGTCCCAGTCCTTATCACTTATTTACAGAAACGGAGAGCGCTCACTTGACTTG ATCTGCAGCGACAAAGATCAAGCTGAATACTGGTATCTGGGCTTGAGGGCTTTATTACCAGCTCCGTGTAGTCCATGTTCGTCAATTGGTTCAAGAAGCAGTAGACAGATAGAAAGTTGCACAAATACTCCTCGCAGCTATATTCAGCTTAAAAGTAGGCTACCAAGTGTGCATAGCACACCCAGGCACATACAG GTACATCCATCACACAGGAACTCCAAGACACAGGGAATTTTTTCAGGGGGTAGTGTTGATTATTCAGAAGCATTGTTTTACCCAAGACAGCGAACATTATCTGACATAGATACCTACCTGGAAAAGCTTACACGCAAGGTGCCAAATCCAGATATACATGGTTTGAAAAATATTATGGTTGGTAACAAAGAAAAGGACCATAAAATTGCCCAAACACCTAAACTGAAAACCTTTGAAGGACCCCGTTCAGCATTAAGGCTCGATTCTTTGAAGGATATTTTTTTCTGGGGTGATGTTCTTGGAAGTATGTTAGACTGTGATGATATGTCAAAATCCCTTCCAAGGTTAGTGGACTCAACCAACATGCTTGATGTACAAAGCATTGCTTGCGGGGAGACTCAGGTGGCAATAATTACTAAGCAAGGGGAGGTCTACTCCTGGGGCAATGACGGCAGTGGTAGAATTGGACATCAAGTAAATATCAAAGTCTCCAGACCCGAACTTGTTGAATCTCTTGCCTCTTTACATGTGAAGGCTGTGGCATATGGATCAAAGCACACTTGTGCAGTAACAGTTTCTGGTGAACTTTTCGAATGGGGTGAAAGGACTCATATGGGTTTATTGAATGACTGCTATGCAGGGAACCAATGGTTTCCACATAAATTGTTCAGTCCCTTGGATGGCATATCTGTTGCGAAGATTGCTTGTGGTCCATGGCACACAGCTATTGTAACATCGTCCGGTCAGTTATACACATACGGGGATGGAACATTTGGTGTTCTTGGTCATGGAGATACACAAGGAATTGCTTGGCCAAAAGAAGTAGAGTCTTTGAAAGGCTTAAAAGTAAAATGTGTGGCATGTGGGCCATGGCACACAGCTGCCATTGTGGAAGTAACCAGCGATTTCAAGAGCAATATGCCAAGCAGCAAGCTGTTCACATGGGGTGATGCAGATCGGGGGAAGCTGGGTCATGCTGACAAAAAGATGAAGCTTGTACCAACTTGCGTTGATTCACTCGCAGACTATGATTTTATTCAGGTGTCCTGCGGGATGGCACTCACTGTTGTGCTTTCTCTTACTGGTGTGGTCTTTACCATTGGCAGTTCCATGCATGGCCAATTAGGAAATTCCCAAGCAGATGGTAAATCTGTTTGTATTGTTGAAGGACTTCTTAAGTCCGAGTTTGTCAGAAACATATCATCAGGTTCTTCCCACGTAGCAGTACTAACTACAAATGGGAAAGTGTTTACATGGGGCAAAGGCAAGGAAGGACAGCTTGGTTTGGGTGACTATCTTAGTAGGAGCTCCCCAACATTAGTAGAGGCATTGGAAGGCAGACATGTCGAAAGCATATCTTGTGGTTACAATTACACTGCCGCAATCTGTTTGCACAAGGCAATCTCAAGAAAGGACCTCTCTGTATGCAGTGGTTGCAAGATGTCTTTTGGTTTCACTAGAAAGAAGCATAACTGCTACCATTGTGGTTCCATGTTCTGCAATTCGTGCAGTAGTAACAAGGTTACCAACGCCGCCCTTGCACCAGACAAGAGCAGACGGTATCGTGTGTGTGACGTGTGTTTCGGTCAGCTACTGAAAGTTATGGATTCTGGTAACATAAAGTCAGAACTAAAGACCACCAATGGAGAGATGTCTAGAACTGAAATTCTAAGGGCATACACACCTAAGTTGTCACGTATATTCAAGGATGTGAACCTACCTGTAGAAAAGGTGGGTTTAGTTCACAGTCCCAATCAGAGAAACGAGGTCCCTGCCACTCCGGTTCAAGCAAAATCTAGGAGATGGGGGCAAGTTCAGTGCCCGGCTCAATTTTTATCTAAACAAGACAGTTTTCGGTATCAACATACATGTGGTAGCTCTATATCCCAAAGAATGCATGGCCCTGCTGTGCTGAAGTGTGGCAGCTCTTTGCAACAGTCTACTGATGGTCAGAGGAAAGGGCTGACAAGCACAGAAACCTTACTCATGGAAGAAGTAAAGCAGCTTCGTTCACAG GTGACACTTCTTGCGGAGAAATACCAGCAAAGAAGTCTTCAGGTTCAATTGTACAAACAAAAACTTGATGAGACATGGCTAATTGTTAGGGATGAGGCTGCAAAATGCAAAGCTGCCAAAGACATCATAAAGGTTCTAACTGACCAG TGTAAGGCCATGTCAGAGAAACTTGTGGTTGGTCAGCAACCCGAGGACCCCAAAATGACATCTGATATTAACCAGGGACAACCATTAAGAGCAGATTTGCAACATTATGCCAGTGAAAAGTTTCCCACTGAGAAATTCATTCAACTCAAAAACACCCAGAATCATCACCAGACCAGCAGCCTAGGAGATGAGGAATATGCACCACCTTCAAATCCTGACGTGCCTGTTGATGGACCATGCAGTCATCAGAATGGTACGAGAACATTTGGCATAAACGGATATATCACAGAAGCGGATGCCCCTGTTGCCCCCGTCATGTCCAATGGTGTGATTGAGCAAATCGAGCGTGGGGTGTATGTTACATTTGCTGTATCACCTGGTGGAAAGAAAGACATAAGACGAGTGAGATTCAG TCGCAAACATTTTGGCGAGAAGGAAGCTCAGCAGTGGTGGGAACAGAACAAGAGCAAGGTGTATGCAAATTACGGCACTGAACAAACTCAGCATCAGTTAGCTGTGACAGTCGAGTGTACAACTACAAGATTAACCACCAATAGGAGTACCATTTACTAA
- the LOC112899204 gene encoding histone H4, whose amino-acid sequence MSGRGKGGKGLGKGGAKRHRKVLRDNIQGITKPAIRRLARRGGVKRISGLIYEETRGVLKIFLENVIRDAVTYTEHARRKTVTAMDVVYALKRQGRTLYGFGG is encoded by the coding sequence ATGTCGGGGCGCGGCAAGGGCGGCAAGGGGCTGGGCAAGGGCGGCGCCAAGCGCCATCGCAAGGTGCTCCGCGACAACATCCAGGGCATCACCAAGCCGGCCATCCGGAGGCtggccaggaggggcggcgtCAAGCGCATCTCCGGGCTCATCTACGAGGAGACCCGCGGCGTGCTCAAGATCTTCCTCGAGAACGTCATCCGCGACGCCGTCACGTACACCGAGCACGCGCGCCGCAAGACCGTCACCGCCATGGACGTCGTCTACGCGCTCAAGCGCCAGGGCCGCACCCTCTACGGCTTCGGCGGCTAG
- the LOC112899783 gene encoding organelle RRM domain-containing protein 6, chloroplastic-like codes for MASAASIAPAVVASRSFSFTAAAYPSASRTRSPAALSCGVRNQQRPSTASACLQPPTASHGAATRLYVRGISFRTTEQSLRSALEKFGQLTEVHLVMDRVAKRPRGFAFVSYADEEEAKSAIEGMHGKFLDGRVIFVEVAKRRPGLSASEGSCPGAKRSVIQFP; via the exons ATGGCGAGCGCTGCTTCTATCGCCCCCGCCGTCGTTGCTTCCAGAAGCTTCAGCTTCACTGCCGCGGCATACCCCTCCGCCTCGCGCACGCGTAGTCCGGCCGCCCTCTCCTGTGGGGTCCGCAACCAGCAGCGCCCGTCCACCGCCTCTGCCTGCCTCCAGCCGCCGACTGCCTCCCATGGCGCCGCCACCAGGTTGTACGTCCGCG GTATATCGTTCCGTACAACCGAGCAGAGCCTCCGGAGCGCGTTGGAGAAATTCGGTCAGCTTACAGAAG ttcatcTCGTGATGGATAGAGTAGCAAAGCGGCCGAGAGGTTTCGCGTTCGTGTCTTACGCCGACGAGGAGGAAGCCAAGAGCGCCATCGAAGGAATGCACGGGAAG TTCCTGGATGGCAGAGTGATCTTTGTCGAGGTTGCTAAACGAAGGCCTGGACTCTCAGCCTCTGAGGGATCGTGCCCAGGTGCCAAGCGAAGTGTCATCCAGTTTCCTTGA